A stretch of Campylobacter volucris DNA encodes these proteins:
- a CDS encoding hydrogenase small subunit, which translates to MSLSNEELQKILEQKIALLEKENKEEKNINLEAVSAIVKILALPNEFIPLAHRYFQLHTPPSLIWLHLSECTGCSESLLRTSLPDFLDLIFDFISLEYHETLMSASGHQAENHLEQILNTKDYLLAVEGGVCAIDPFYLTIGACGENGYEILQKCAKNAKSIFAIGTCSSYGGIQAAHPNPTKSIGISKVLEEKIINVPGCPPSDINIIATLCFYILFEQNMALDEQNRPLALYGKCLHDLCERKAKFEAGNFAQSFDDENIKQGYCLFKVGCKGPYAYNNCPKVKFNSKTSWPVAAGHGCIACSEENFWDDFGFYEKPMSNEFAYNNFSSLHQISQAKNFKLNDLNAKNIILTFTNPTQILYQSAQNCNFLDFSFESNPRLFLNTFAKTKIALTLVQNYKDSFKNYYDFIQNSYDEESKISQNILDLFYFTYPFISGEKLKTIDDFLDLALAYKFKHPSKFDFKTTLNEQAKLDINKALRMPLIYMLGGLDKEAIAYGLVYSIKEHLKQALQACKNLHQKEQILLHCDNEKILKVFGDLSSI; encoded by the coding sequence ATGTCTTTAAGCAACGAAGAGCTACAAAAAATTCTTGAACAAAAAATTGCACTTTTAGAAAAAGAAAATAAAGAAGAAAAAAATATCAATTTAGAAGCCGTTAGTGCTATTGTTAAAATTTTAGCTCTTCCAAATGAGTTTATACCATTAGCTCATAGATATTTTCAACTTCACACGCCACCTAGTTTAATATGGCTACATTTAAGTGAATGTACAGGTTGTAGTGAAAGTTTGCTTAGGACATCTTTGCCTGATTTTTTAGATTTAATTTTTGATTTTATCTCGTTAGAATATCATGAAACTCTTATGAGTGCAAGTGGGCATCAAGCTGAAAATCATTTAGAGCAAATTTTAAACACAAAAGATTATCTTTTAGCAGTAGAAGGCGGAGTATGCGCGATAGATCCATTTTACCTTACCATAGGAGCTTGCGGAGAAAATGGATATGAAATTTTACAAAAATGTGCAAAAAACGCTAAGAGCATATTTGCCATAGGAACTTGCTCAAGTTATGGAGGAATTCAAGCAGCACATCCAAATCCTACCAAAAGCATTGGAATCTCTAAGGTTTTAGAAGAAAAGATTATCAATGTACCAGGATGTCCTCCAAGTGATATCAATATCATTGCAACACTTTGTTTTTATATACTTTTTGAACAAAATATGGCCCTAGATGAACAAAATAGACCTTTAGCTCTTTATGGAAAATGCTTACATGATCTATGCGAAAGAAAAGCCAAATTTGAAGCTGGAAATTTTGCTCAAAGTTTTGATGATGAAAATATAAAACAAGGATATTGCTTATTTAAAGTAGGTTGCAAAGGACCCTATGCTTATAATAATTGTCCTAAAGTTAAATTTAATTCCAAAACCTCTTGGCCAGTAGCTGCAGGACATGGATGTATAGCTTGTAGTGAAGAAAATTTTTGGGATGATTTTGGATTTTATGAAAAACCCATGAGTAATGAATTTGCTTATAATAATTTTTCATCACTACATCAAATTTCACAAGCTAAAAATTTCAAACTAAATGATTTAAATGCAAAAAATATCATTTTAACTTTTACAAATCCAACTCAAATTTTATACCAAAGTGCTCAAAATTGTAATTTTTTAGATTTTTCTTTTGAAAGCAATCCTAGATTATTCTTAAATACTTTTGCTAAAACAAAAATTGCTTTAACTTTGGTTCAAAACTATAAAGATTCTTTTAAAAATTATTATGATTTTATACAAAATTCTTACGATGAAGAAAGTAAAATAAGTCAAAATATACTTGATTTATTTTATTTTACATATCCTTTTATCAGTGGAGAAAAATTAAAAACTATTGATGATTTTTTAGATCTTGCACTTGCTTATAAATTTAAACATCCTAGCAAATTTGATTTTAAAACCACACTTAATGAGCAAGCAAAATTAGATATCAATAAGGCTTTAAGAATGCCTTTAATTTATATGCTTGGTGGGCTCGATAAAGAAGCTATTGCATATGGACTGGTATATTCTATAAAAGAACACTTAAAACAAGCCTTGCAAGCTTGTAAAAATTTACACCAAAAAGAACAAATTTTACTTCATTGTGACAATGAAAAAATACTTAAAGTTTTTGGGGATTTATCGAGCATTTAA
- a CDS encoding triose-phosphate isomerase: protein MIFAANLKCNHTRASFENYAKEINSYQNNEDEIFIFPPSTAFSNLKLNFFQGAQNFYPCKNGAYTGEIAQEHLEEFNIQSVLIGHSERRTLGESEEFLRAKFDFAKNLGYNIIYCIGESLETKQAKKSLDFLKNQLDNIDLNYNKLIIAYEPIYSIGTGVSADSKDIEEVLNFLSQFGSNKFLYGGSVNQENIKTICSLKNCHGVLVGSAALKADNFLKMIQIAKG, encoded by the coding sequence ATGATTTTTGCTGCAAATTTAAAATGTAATCACACAAGAGCTAGTTTTGAAAATTATGCTAAAGAAATCAATTCTTATCAAAATAATGAAGATGAAATTTTCATCTTCCCTCCAAGTACAGCTTTTTCTAACTTAAAACTTAATTTTTTCCAAGGTGCACAAAATTTTTACCCTTGCAAAAATGGGGCATATACTGGAGAAATCGCTCAAGAACACTTAGAAGAATTTAACATTCAAAGTGTATTAATAGGTCATTCTGAAAGAAGAACTTTAGGAGAAAGTGAAGAATTCTTAAGAGCAAAATTTGATTTTGCAAAAAATCTTGGCTATAACATTATCTATTGTATAGGAGAAAGTCTAGAAACAAAACAGGCTAAAAAAAGTTTAGATTTTTTAAAAAACCAATTAGATAATATCGATCTAAATTACAATAAACTTATCATCGCTTATGAACCAATTTATTCTATAGGCACAGGAGTTAGCGCAGATAGTAAAGATATCGAAGAAGTTTTGAATTTTTTAAGCCAATTTGGTTCAAATAAATTTTTATATGGTGGAAGTGTTAATCAAGAAAACATTAAAACCATATGCAGTTTAAAAAATTGCCACGGGGTATTAGTGGGTTCAGCTGCTTTAAAAGCAGATAATTTTTTAAAAATGATACAAATTGCCAAAGGATAA